A section of the bacterium genome encodes:
- a CDS encoding redoxin domain-containing protein: MRRNEYRFIVRRSLMAVFLLILMTFSVTGAAAAFKNIKVGDQGLPVQLNDLDGQEHSLARYKDAGAVLMLFWATWSQKSILELEDLQKFHEQYGDKGLQVLAINVENQDIDDEDLRQIRAVIEEHGIGFPVLIDYGLKTYNEWGVIATPTAAIVDGDGTVSYDLSSYPTSACQDMDEAIQKALGLWVEEVVAEDSGPSYKATKLALLHLGLGKRHAEKGFMTKALPEFEKAAVADSGWADPNIYLGFVHLREGDNDKAKESLERAARLDPGREETTLLTGYLLVSGEKVDEAIALLQGGEPLVSQAPDPSDPAKPEADISPADVEPVKSSDEGSPVAEVGPPDETASGGKPARLIDLSEVLALQADGKASEAASALEQLLTARLGELGFTMEKKKKVDAMEKMRLMMQKKQQGQ, translated from the coding sequence ATGCGAAGAAACGAGTATCGATTCATCGTCCGCCGCAGCCTGATGGCTGTGTTCCTTCTGATTCTCATGACCTTTTCGGTCACGGGCGCGGCAGCTGCCTTCAAGAATATAAAGGTCGGTGACCAGGGACTGCCGGTCCAGCTCAACGATCTCGATGGGCAGGAGCACTCCCTGGCCCGGTACAAGGATGCCGGCGCGGTTCTTATGCTTTTCTGGGCGACCTGGAGCCAGAAGTCCATCCTCGAGCTTGAAGATCTCCAGAAATTTCATGAACAGTACGGCGACAAGGGCCTTCAGGTGCTGGCCATCAACGTGGAGAACCAGGATATCGATGATGAGGACCTGCGTCAGATCCGGGCAGTCATCGAGGAACACGGGATCGGGTTCCCGGTGCTCATCGACTACGGCTTGAAGACTTACAACGAATGGGGTGTCATCGCCACACCCACGGCCGCCATCGTGGACGGTGACGGTACGGTTTCATATGATCTTTCCAGCTATCCCACAAGTGCCTGCCAGGATATGGACGAGGCGATCCAGAAAGCCCTCGGACTGTGGGTGGAGGAGGTCGTGGCCGAGGATTCCGGACCGTCCTATAAGGCCACGAAGCTGGCGCTCCTGCACCTGGGCCTCGGCAAGCGTCATGCCGAGAAAGGGTTTATGACCAAGGCGCTTCCCGAGTTCGAGAAGGCGGCGGTGGCCGATTCCGGGTGGGCCGACCCCAACATCTACCTGGGGTTTGTCCACCTCCGGGAAGGGGATAACGACAAGGCGAAGGAGAGCCTGGAACGGGCGGCAAGATTGGATCCGGGGCGGGAGGAGACCACCCTCCTCACCGGCTACCTCCTGGTATCGGGGGAAAAGGTTGACGAGGCGATCGCTTTATTGCAAGGTGGTGAGCCTCTGGTTTCGCAGGCTCCCGATCCGTCAGACCCTGCAAAACCAGAGGCTGATATTTCACCTGCCGATGTTGAACCGGTGAAATCCAGTGATGAAGGCTCGCCGGTTGCGGAAGTTGGGCCGCCCGATGAAACGGCTTCCGGAGGGAAACCCGCAAGACTGATCGACCTTTCCGAAGTCCTGGCCCTGCAGGCTGACGGGAAGGCCTCGGAGGCCGCTTCCGCCCTCGAACAGCTCCTGACTGCAAGGCTCGGGGAACTCGGTTTCACCATGGAGAAGAAAAAGAAGGTGGACGCCATGGAAAAGATGAGGCTCATGATGCAGAAGAAACAGCAGGGGCAGTAG
- a CDS encoding cytochrome c3 family protein: protein MTWTVSEKITTVLIAFAISLVPGRVFAGAEFRILAPAEESFVGMEEVLIIGKVDGFSEAKMVEITDNGKTLGFAPLQKNSFVFRWKLGEGRHEVVLTAPDIDRKAIKVFVGKQKGYRYHIETGEGTCGECHAGAAKHDYAVPPMQEEICSKCHDAKGTKEFVHGPVAAASCSPCHDPHGSRFAGFLVATGKDLCLVCHSQNLSKKHIEERQNADCVKCHDPHSSDKNYHLR from the coding sequence ATGACCTGGACTGTATCAGAAAAGATCACCACTGTGTTAATAGCGTTTGCCATCAGCCTTGTACCGGGAAGGGTCTTCGCCGGGGCCGAGTTCAGGATCCTGGCTCCGGCCGAGGAATCGTTCGTCGGCATGGAGGAAGTTCTCATCATCGGGAAGGTCGATGGTTTCAGCGAAGCCAAGATGGTGGAAATTACCGATAACGGCAAGACCCTCGGGTTTGCCCCCCTCCAGAAAAACAGCTTCGTTTTCCGGTGGAAACTGGGCGAAGGCCGCCATGAGGTCGTTCTGACTGCTCCGGATATTGATCGCAAGGCCATCAAGGTGTTCGTCGGCAAGCAGAAGGGGTACCGCTACCACATCGAGACCGGAGAGGGTACCTGCGGCGAGTGTCATGCCGGCGCGGCGAAGCACGATTACGCTGTACCTCCCATGCAGGAAGAGATCTGTTCCAAGTGCCACGACGCCAAGGGAACGAAGGAGTTTGTCCATGGACCGGTTGCGGCTGCATCCTGCTCCCCGTGCCACGATCCGCACGGTTCCCGGTTCGCCGGCTTTCTCGTGGCAACGGGAAAGGACCTGTGCCTTGTCTGCCACAGCCAGAACCTGAGCAAGAAGCATATCGAGGAAAGACAGAACGCCGACTGTGTGAAATGTCACGATCCCCACAGCTCGGATAAAAACTATCATCTGCGCTAG